One region of Bombyx mori chromosome 27, ASM3026992v2 genomic DNA includes:
- the LOC119630704 gene encoding facilitated trehalose transporter Tret1-like — MVCIFLPESPSFLVSKGRYDECRKVFHWLRSADENEELEKMIKSHTMAKTTKEDHERQLSKLIWDKSCSSCLRVVTTITDAHTFKVITSLDVLRLVAALLSVYIFSRMKRRSVLLTFVSLNIFVNLCVSCYIYTRRRGLLPFDHMAIGILLLHCLYFVVGAGVMPLMATVSGEIFPLADRGFCLVVNKMFSSLFMFGDIKSAPYLVSLMGVEGTFFLYALILFYGLIVAFVMLPETKDKTLQEVEDEIRGYSIYGDSEETFAMKSSEVNSDEN; from the exons ATGGTCTGTATATTCTTGCCGGAGTCACCGAGTTTTTTGGTATCTAAAGGACGTTACGACGAATGCAGGAAGGTTTTCCACTGGCTTAGAAGTGCTGATGAAAACGAAGAACTCGAGAAGATGATCAAGAGTCACACGATGGCCAAAACGACTAAGGAGGATCACGAACGTCAATTGTCAAAGTTGATTTGGGATAAA tcgtgttcctcatgtctgagggtcgtgaccaccatcactgACGCTCACACGTTCAAGGTAATTACCTCACTTGATGTCCTGAGACTTGTAGCAGCTCTGTTATCAGTTTACATATTCAGCAGAATGAAGAGACGGTCAGTGCTTCTAACATTCGTTTCCTTGAATATTTTCGTAAATCTATGCGTAAGTTGTTACATCTATACTAGACGACGCGGTCTTCTTCCTTTCGATCACATGGCGATAGGAATATTGTTGCTTCATTGCCTTTACTTCGTTGTAGGAGCTGGAGTCATGCCTTTAATGGCCACAGTTTCTGGCGAAATATTTCCGTTGGCAGACAGGGGCTTCTGTTTGGTAGTGAACAAGATGTTTAGTTCATTATTCATGTTTGGGGACATTAAATCGGCTCCATACTTAGTTTCGTTAATGGGTGTGGAGGGaacgttttttttgtatgcCTTAATTCTTTTTTATGGTCTAATTGTTGCCTTCGTTATGTTGCCGGAGACTAAAGATAAAACACTCCAAGAGGTCGAAGATGAGATCAGGGGATATAGTATTTACGGTGACAGCGAAGAAACATTTGCGATGAAGAGTAGCGAAGTGAACAGTGATGAAAATTAA
- the LOC100313491 gene encoding sugar transporter protein isoform X3, which produces MRVTPFVKQCFAVSSVVLNMMSYGLVAGFNASLFSELRRTREIPLDIHSESWLASLIGLTLFGGSVISSLVMEAIGRRPAILASSVFMICGWILLSLASSFPVLLTAKICHGISFGLESPSFLVTKGRYDECRKVFRWLRGTDENDELETMIKTHMVLKANKQRQRIKVLTLIKNKATCIVTAFKKREVRIPIIISMHLMAINQFCGSTVNDMYALDVHTALYGTNVYMFKVMTSLDVLRLTAALSAVYITKKLGRRSMLLIFVSLNIFVNLCLAGHIFARQRDLLPASHMVIGVILHHFQCFIMGTGSIPLIFVIAGEIFPLEYRGLCWMVSSIFSSTFMFVNIKSAPYLFSLFGVDGTLCFYALILAYSLVVTRIYLPETKDKTLQEVEDEIRGFALLSHEEAFELKSDKADGED; this is translated from the exons ATGAGGGTCACACCTTTTGTGAAGCAG TGCTTTGCGGTATCGAGTGTCGTCCTGAACATGATGTCGTATGGCCTTGTGGCCGGATTCAACGCTTCCCTGTTCTCTGAACTCAGGAGGACCCGAGAGATACCTCTGGACATACATTCAGAGTCTTGGTTGG CATCTTTGATCGGATTAACGCTTTTTGGGGGCTCTGTGATTAGTTCACTAGTGATGGAAGCCATTGGACGGAGACCAGCTATTCTAGCGAGTTCAGTTTTTATGATTTGCGGGTGGATATTGCTCAGTCTAGCTTCATCCTTTCCTGTCTTGTTAACGGCGAAAATTTGTCATGGAATATCCTTTGGATTAG AATCACCGAGCTTTCTGGTAACTAAGGGACGTTACGATGAATGCAGGAAAGTTTTCCGCTGGTTGAGGGGAACAGATGAGAATGACGAACTCGAAACAATGATTAAAACTCATATGGTACTTAAAGCAAATAAGCAAAGGCAGAGAATTAAAGTATTAACATTAATCAAGAACAAAGCGACATGCATCGTGACAGCTTTTAAAAAGAGAGAAGTTCGAATTCCAATAATTATTTCGATGCACTTGATGGCTATAAATCAGTTCTGCGGGTCTACGGTTAACGACATGTATGCTCTAGACGTCCACACCGCGTTGTACGGAACTAATGTCTACATGTTCAAAGTAATGACGTCACTAGATGTGCTAAGACTCACTGCGGCTCTGTCAGCAgtttatataacaaaaaaattagggCGGCGTTCCATGCTGCTAATATTTGTGTCCTTGAATATATTCGTCAACCTGTGCCTAGCTGGACACATTTTTGCAAGACAACGTGATCTTCTACCTGCTTCACATATGGTAATAGGTGTCATTCTGCATCATTTTCAATGCTTCATTATGGGGACTGGATCCATACCCTTGATATTTGTAATTGCTGGTGAAATATTCCCTTTGGAATATAGGGGTTTATGTTGGATGGTGTCAAGTATATTCAGCTCCACTTTCATGTTCGTGAACATCAAATCAGCTCCGTATCTGTTCTCGTTGTTCGGCGTTGACGGGACGTTATGTTTTTATGCTTTGATTCTTGCCTATAGTCTAGTTGTCACTCGTATTTATTTACCGGAGACTAAAGACAAAACTCTTCAGGAAGTCGAAGATGAAATTAGGGGATTCGCTCTCCTCAGTCACGAAGAAGCGTTTGAGTTGAAGAGTGATAAAGCGGATGGGGAagattaa
- the LOC100313491 gene encoding sugar transporter protein isoform X2 translates to MRVTPFVKQCFAVSSVVLNMMSYGLVAGFNASLFSELRRTREIPLDIHSESWLASLIGLTLFGGSVISSLVMEAIGRRPAILASSVFMICGWILLSLASSFPVLLTAKICHGISFGLAIFSPESPSFLVTKGRYDECRKVFRWLRGTDENDELETMIKTHMVLKANKQRQRIKVLTLIKNKATCIVTAFKKREVRIPIIISMHLMAINQFCGSTVNDMYALDVHTALYGTNVYMFKVMTSLDVLRLTAALSAVYITKKLGRRSMLLIFVSLNIFVNLCLAGHIFARQRDLLPASHMVIGVILHHFQCFIMGTGSIPLIFVIAGEIFPLEYRGLCWMVSSIFSSTFMFVNIKSAPYLFSLFGVDGTLCFYALILAYSLVVTRIYLPETKDKTLQEVEDEIRGFALLSHEEAFELKSDKADGED, encoded by the exons ATGAGGGTCACACCTTTTGTGAAGCAG TGCTTTGCGGTATCGAGTGTCGTCCTGAACATGATGTCGTATGGCCTTGTGGCCGGATTCAACGCTTCCCTGTTCTCTGAACTCAGGAGGACCCGAGAGATACCTCTGGACATACATTCAGAGTCTTGGTTGG CATCTTTGATCGGATTAACGCTTTTTGGGGGCTCTGTGATTAGTTCACTAGTGATGGAAGCCATTGGACGGAGACCAGCTATTCTAGCGAGTTCAGTTTTTATGATTTGCGGGTGGATATTGCTCAGTCTAGCTTCATCCTTTCCTGTCTTGTTAACGGCGAAAATTTGTCATGGAATATCCTTTGGATTAG CTATATTTTCGCCAGAATCACCGAGCTTTCTGGTAACTAAGGGACGTTACGATGAATGCAGGAAAGTTTTCCGCTGGTTGAGGGGAACAGATGAGAATGACGAACTCGAAACAATGATTAAAACTCATATGGTACTTAAAGCAAATAAGCAAAGGCAGAGAATTAAAGTATTAACATTAATCAAGAACAAAGCGACATGCATCGTGACAGCTTTTAAAAAGAGAGAAGTTCGAATTCCAATAATTATTTCGATGCACTTGATGGCTATAAATCAGTTCTGCGGGTCTACGGTTAACGACATGTATGCTCTAGACGTCCACACCGCGTTGTACGGAACTAATGTCTACATGTTCAAAGTAATGACGTCACTAGATGTGCTAAGACTCACTGCGGCTCTGTCAGCAgtttatataacaaaaaaattagggCGGCGTTCCATGCTGCTAATATTTGTGTCCTTGAATATATTCGTCAACCTGTGCCTAGCTGGACACATTTTTGCAAGACAACGTGATCTTCTACCTGCTTCACATATGGTAATAGGTGTCATTCTGCATCATTTTCAATGCTTCATTATGGGGACTGGATCCATACCCTTGATATTTGTAATTGCTGGTGAAATATTCCCTTTGGAATATAGGGGTTTATGTTGGATGGTGTCAAGTATATTCAGCTCCACTTTCATGTTCGTGAACATCAAATCAGCTCCGTATCTGTTCTCGTTGTTCGGCGTTGACGGGACGTTATGTTTTTATGCTTTGATTCTTGCCTATAGTCTAGTTGTCACTCGTATTTATTTACCGGAGACTAAAGACAAAACTCTTCAGGAAGTCGAAGATGAAATTAGGGGATTCGCTCTCCTCAGTCACGAAGAAGCGTTTGAGTTGAAGAGTGATAAAGCGGATGGGGAagattaa
- the LOC100313491 gene encoding sugar transporter protein isoform X1: protein MRVTPFVKQCFAVSSVVLNMMSYGLVAGFNASLFSELRRTREIPLDIHSESWLASLIGLTLFGGSVISSLVMEAIGRRPAILASSVFMICGWILLSLASSFPVLLTAKICHGISFGLGTIGTILIAEYSSPRHRGSFIATSPTAILFGILIAHSLGMFYSWHGLSRILLFFSLPGLIAAIFSPESPSFLVTKGRYDECRKVFRWLRGTDENDELETMIKTHMVLKANKQRQRIKVLTLIKNKATCIVTAFKKREVRIPIIISMHLMAINQFCGSTVNDMYALDVHTALYGTNVYMFKVMTSLDVLRLTAALSAVYITKKLGRRSMLLIFVSLNIFVNLCLAGHIFARQRDLLPASHMVIGVILHHFQCFIMGTGSIPLIFVIAGEIFPLEYRGLCWMVSSIFSSTFMFVNIKSAPYLFSLFGVDGTLCFYALILAYSLVVTRIYLPETKDKTLQEVEDEIRGFALLSHEEAFELKSDKADGED from the exons ATGAGGGTCACACCTTTTGTGAAGCAG TGCTTTGCGGTATCGAGTGTCGTCCTGAACATGATGTCGTATGGCCTTGTGGCCGGATTCAACGCTTCCCTGTTCTCTGAACTCAGGAGGACCCGAGAGATACCTCTGGACATACATTCAGAGTCTTGGTTGG CATCTTTGATCGGATTAACGCTTTTTGGGGGCTCTGTGATTAGTTCACTAGTGATGGAAGCCATTGGACGGAGACCAGCTATTCTAGCGAGTTCAGTTTTTATGATTTGCGGGTGGATATTGCTCAGTCTAGCTTCATCCTTTCCTGTCTTGTTAACGGCGAAAATTTGTCATGGAATATCCTTTGGATTAGGTACTATAGGAACTATTTTAATAGCAGAATACAGCAGCCCCAGACATAGGGGATCTTTTATAGCAACTTCACCAACTGCTATATTATTCGGTATATTAATTGCACATTCTCTTGGAATGTTTTATAGTTGGCATGGATTATCTAGAATCCTACTCTTTTTCTCTTTACCTGGTTTAATTGCAGCTATATTTTCGCCAGAATCACCGAGCTTTCTGGTAACTAAGGGACGTTACGATGAATGCAGGAAAGTTTTCCGCTGGTTGAGGGGAACAGATGAGAATGACGAACTCGAAACAATGATTAAAACTCATATGGTACTTAAAGCAAATAAGCAAAGGCAGAGAATTAAAGTATTAACATTAATCAAGAACAAAGCGACATGCATCGTGACAGCTTTTAAAAAGAGAGAAGTTCGAATTCCAATAATTATTTCGATGCACTTGATGGCTATAAATCAGTTCTGCGGGTCTACGGTTAACGACATGTATGCTCTAGACGTCCACACCGCGTTGTACGGAACTAATGTCTACATGTTCAAAGTAATGACGTCACTAGATGTGCTAAGACTCACTGCGGCTCTGTCAGCAgtttatataacaaaaaaattagggCGGCGTTCCATGCTGCTAATATTTGTGTCCTTGAATATATTCGTCAACCTGTGCCTAGCTGGACACATTTTTGCAAGACAACGTGATCTTCTACCTGCTTCACATATGGTAATAGGTGTCATTCTGCATCATTTTCAATGCTTCATTATGGGGACTGGATCCATACCCTTGATATTTGTAATTGCTGGTGAAATATTCCCTTTGGAATATAGGGGTTTATGTTGGATGGTGTCAAGTATATTCAGCTCCACTTTCATGTTCGTGAACATCAAATCAGCTCCGTATCTGTTCTCGTTGTTCGGCGTTGACGGGACGTTATGTTTTTATGCTTTGATTCTTGCCTATAGTCTAGTTGTCACTCGTATTTATTTACCGGAGACTAAAGACAAAACTCTTCAGGAAGTCGAAGATGAAATTAGGGGATTCGCTCTCCTCAGTCACGAAGAAGCGTTTGAGTTGAAGAGTGATAAAGCGGATGGGGAagattaa
- the LOC100313491 gene encoding sugar transporter protein (The RefSeq protein has 2 substitutions compared to this genomic sequence), which translates to MSYGLVAGFNASPFSELRRTREIPLDIHSESWLASLIGLTLFGGSVISSLVMEAIGRRPAILASSVFMICGWILLSLASSFPVLLTAKICHGISFGLGTIGTILIAEYSSPRHRGSFITTSPTAILFGILIAHSLGMFYSWHGLSRILLFFSLPGLIAAIFSPESPSFLVTKGRYDECRKVFRWLRGTDENDELETMIKTHMVLKANKQRQRIKVLTLIKNKATCIVTAFKKREVRIPIIISMHLMAINQFCGSTVNDMYALDVHTALYGTNVYMFKVMTSLDVLRLTAALSAVYITKKLGRRSMLLIFVSLNIFVNLCLAGHIFARQRDLLPASHMVIGVILHHFQCFIMGTGSIPLIFVIAGEIFPLEYRGLCWMVSSIFSSTFMFVNIKSAPYLFSLFGVDGTLCFYALILAYSLVVTRIYLPETKDKTLQEVEDEIRGFALLSHEEAFELKSDKADGED; encoded by the exons ATGTCGTATGGCCTTGTGGCCGGATTCAACGCTTCCCTGTTCTCTGAACTCAGGAGGACCCGAGAGATACCTCTGGACATACATTCAGAGTCTTGGTTGG CATCTTTGATCGGATTAACGCTTTTTGGGGGCTCTGTGATTAGTTCACTAGTGATGGAAGCCATTGGACGGAGACCAGCTATTCTAGCGAGTTCAGTTTTTATGATTTGCGGGTGGATATTGCTCAGTCTAGCTTCATCCTTTCCTGTCTTGTTAACGGCGAAAATTTGTCATGGAATATCCTTTGGATTAGGTACTATAGGAACTATTTTAATAGCAGAATACAGCAGCCCCAGACATAGGGGATCTTTTATAGCAACTTCACCAACTGCTATATTATTCGGTATATTAATTGCACATTCTCTTGGAATGTTTTATAGTTGGCATGGATTATCTAGAATCCTACTCTTTTTCTCTTTACCTGGTTTAATTGCAGCTATATTTTCGCCAGAATCACCGAGCTTTCTGGTAACTAAGGGACGTTACGATGAATGCAGGAAAGTTTTCCGCTGGTTGAGGGGAACAGATGAGAATGACGAACTCGAAACAATGATTAAAACTCATATGGTACTTAAAGCAAATAAGCAAAGGCAGAGAATTAAAGTATTAACATTAATCAAGAACAAAGCGACATGCATCGTGACAGCTTTTAAAAAGAGAGAAGTTCGAATTCCAATAATTATTTCGATGCACTTGATGGCTATAAATCAGTTCTGCGGGTCTACGGTTAACGACATGTATGCTCTAGACGTCCACACCGCGTTGTACGGAACTAATGTCTACATGTTCAAAGTAATGACGTCACTAGATGTGCTAAGACTCACTGCGGCTCTGTCAGCAgtttatataacaaaaaaattagggCGGCGTTCCATGCTGCTAATATTTGTGTCCTTGAATATATTCGTCAACCTGTGCCTAGCTGGACACATTTTTGCAAGACAACGTGATCTTCTACCTGCTTCACATATGGTAATAGGTGTCATTCTGCATCATTTTCAATGCTTCATTATGGGGACTGGATCCATACCCTTGATATTTGTAATTGCTGGTGAAATATTCCCTTTGGAATATAGGGGTTTATGTTGGATGGTGTCAAGTATATTCAGCTCCACTTTCATGTTCGTGAACATCAAATCAGCTCCGTATCTGTTCTCGTTGTTCGGCGTTGACGGGACGTTATGTTTTTATGCTTTGATTCTTGCCTATAGTCTAGTTGTCACTCGTATTTATTTACCGGAGACTAAAGACAAAACTCTTCAGGAAGTCGAAGATGAAATTAGGGGATTCGCTCTCCTCAGTCACGAAGAAGCGTTTGAGTTGAAGAGTGATAAAGCGGATGGGGAagattaa
- the LOC101746100 gene encoding facilitated trehalose transporter Tret1-2 homolog isoform X1: MTIYFYCTHDQFYVVRYFMSMSLRTRYERCSTPFAKQCFVVSSVILNMISYGLTTGYNATLFSELRKTREIALDIHSESWLASMMGITLFVGSVIGSLVMETIGRRSAVLMSSIFMICGWTSFSFASSFPVLFIAKLFQGISAGIGTNVGSILIAEYSSPKYRGSFIATIPTGLLLGIFISHTFGMFYGWHQLCIILLFFSLPGLIAIVFSPESPSFLVTKGRYDECRKVFRWLRGTDEDDELETMIKTNMILKETKKVECGNVSKLIQNKLAYGVTAFKKKEFRIPVLIMMHLSAIMQFSGSLVCDMYALDVHTALYGTDVYMFKVMTSLDVLRLVATVSAVYITSRVRRRSMLLVFVSLNIVTDLCIAGHVYARQHGLLPFDHWAISLFLHHFLYFIIGTGSMPLAIIIGGEIFPLADRGFCSVITRIFCSVYMFVNIKSAPYLFSWVGVDGAFSLYALIHSYSLIVTLILLPETKDKTLQRIEDEFRGHTIANHEEAFEMKDYDVRDDGD, from the exons atgactatttatttttattgcacccACGATCAGTTTTATGTTGTTCGTTATTTTATGAGCATGTCTCTTCGAACACGTTACGAAAGATGTTCCACGCCATTTGCGAAACAG tgCTTTGTGGTTTCCAGTGTGATCTTGAACATGATCTCGTATGGGCTGACGACTGGATACAACGCTACGTTGTTCTCTGAACTTAGGAAGACACGGGAGATTGCTTTGGACATACATTCCGAATCTTGGTTGG CATCTATGATGGGAATAACGCTTTTCGTGGGATCTGTCATCGGTTCACTAGTTATGGAGACCATCGGTCGAAGGTCAGCGGTTCTCATGAGTTCGATATTCATGATCTGTGGATGGACATCATTCAGTTTCGCTTCGTCTTTTCCTGTTTTGTTCATAGCGAAATTATTTCAAGGAATATCAGCCGGAATCGGTACTAATGTCGGAAGCATTTTAATTGCAGAATACAGTAGTCCCAAATACAGGGGCTCTTTCATAGCGACGATACCAACTGGTTTATTGTTGGGCATATTTATTTCACATACCTTTGGAATGTTTTACGGCTGGCACCAATTATGTATAATACTACTATTTTTCTCCTTACCCGGATTAATTGCAATCGTTTTCTCGCCAGAATCACCGAGTTTTCTGGTAACTAAGGGACGTTACGATGAATGCAGGAAGGTTTTTCGCTGGCTGAGAGGAACAGATGAGGATGATGAACTCGAAACTATGATTAAAACTAATATGATACTTAAAGAAACCAAGAAGGTTGAATGTGGCAATGTGTCGAAATTAATTCAGAATAAACTGGCATATGGTGTCACTGCATTCAAAAAGAAAGAATTTCGCATTCCAGTTCTTATTATGATGCACTTAAGCGCTATAATGCAATTTAGCGGCTCCTTGGTCTGCGATATGTATGCCTTAGACGTCCATACAGCATTGTATGGTACCGATGTGTACATGTTCAAAGTAATGACGTCTCTGGATGTGCTGAGACTTGTGGCCACCGTGTCGGCCGTCTACATCACCAGCAGGGTGAGGAGGCGCTCCATGCTGTTAGTGTTCGTGTCGCTGAACATAGTGACAGATCTGTGCATAGCTGGACACGTCTACGCCAGACAACACGGTCTTCTTCCGTTCGATCATTGGGCGATTAGTTTATTTCTCCACCACTTCCTTTATTTCATTATCGGGACTGGGTCCATGCCATTGGCGATAATAATTGGTGGCGAAATATTCCCTTTAGCAGACAGGGGTTTCTGTTCGGTAATTACCAGAATATTTTGCTCAGTTTACATGTTTGTGAATATCAAATCCGCTCCATATCTATTCTCATGGGTGGGTGTTGACGGGGCCTTCTCTTTGTATGCCTTGATACATTCTTATAGTTTGATTGttactttaattttgttacCGGAAACGAAAGATAAAACTCTACAACGAATCGAAGATGAGTTTAGGGGACATACTATTGCTAATCACGAAGAAGCCTTTGAGATGAAGGATTATGACGTGAGGGATGATGGTGATTAA
- the LOC101746100 gene encoding facilitated trehalose transporter Tret1-2 homolog isoform X2 gives MISYGLTTGYNATLFSELRKTREIALDIHSESWLASMMGITLFVGSVIGSLVMETIGRRSAVLMSSIFMICGWTSFSFASSFPVLFIAKLFQGISAGIGTNVGSILIAEYSSPKYRGSFIATIPTGLLLGIFISHTFGMFYGWHQLCIILLFFSLPGLIAIVFSPESPSFLVTKGRYDECRKVFRWLRGTDEDDELETMIKTNMILKETKKVECGNVSKLIQNKLAYGVTAFKKKEFRIPVLIMMHLSAIMQFSGSLVCDMYALDVHTALYGTDVYMFKVMTSLDVLRLVATVSAVYITSRVRRRSMLLVFVSLNIVTDLCIAGHVYARQHGLLPFDHWAISLFLHHFLYFIIGTGSMPLAIIIGGEIFPLADRGFCSVITRIFCSVYMFVNIKSAPYLFSWVGVDGAFSLYALIHSYSLIVTLILLPETKDKTLQRIEDEFRGHTIANHEEAFEMKDYDVRDDGD, from the exons ATGATCTCGTATGGGCTGACGACTGGATACAACGCTACGTTGTTCTCTGAACTTAGGAAGACACGGGAGATTGCTTTGGACATACATTCCGAATCTTGGTTGG CATCTATGATGGGAATAACGCTTTTCGTGGGATCTGTCATCGGTTCACTAGTTATGGAGACCATCGGTCGAAGGTCAGCGGTTCTCATGAGTTCGATATTCATGATCTGTGGATGGACATCATTCAGTTTCGCTTCGTCTTTTCCTGTTTTGTTCATAGCGAAATTATTTCAAGGAATATCAGCCGGAATCGGTACTAATGTCGGAAGCATTTTAATTGCAGAATACAGTAGTCCCAAATACAGGGGCTCTTTCATAGCGACGATACCAACTGGTTTATTGTTGGGCATATTTATTTCACATACCTTTGGAATGTTTTACGGCTGGCACCAATTATGTATAATACTACTATTTTTCTCCTTACCCGGATTAATTGCAATCGTTTTCTCGCCAGAATCACCGAGTTTTCTGGTAACTAAGGGACGTTACGATGAATGCAGGAAGGTTTTTCGCTGGCTGAGAGGAACAGATGAGGATGATGAACTCGAAACTATGATTAAAACTAATATGATACTTAAAGAAACCAAGAAGGTTGAATGTGGCAATGTGTCGAAATTAATTCAGAATAAACTGGCATATGGTGTCACTGCATTCAAAAAGAAAGAATTTCGCATTCCAGTTCTTATTATGATGCACTTAAGCGCTATAATGCAATTTAGCGGCTCCTTGGTCTGCGATATGTATGCCTTAGACGTCCATACAGCATTGTATGGTACCGATGTGTACATGTTCAAAGTAATGACGTCTCTGGATGTGCTGAGACTTGTGGCCACCGTGTCGGCCGTCTACATCACCAGCAGGGTGAGGAGGCGCTCCATGCTGTTAGTGTTCGTGTCGCTGAACATAGTGACAGATCTGTGCATAGCTGGACACGTCTACGCCAGACAACACGGTCTTCTTCCGTTCGATCATTGGGCGATTAGTTTATTTCTCCACCACTTCCTTTATTTCATTATCGGGACTGGGTCCATGCCATTGGCGATAATAATTGGTGGCGAAATATTCCCTTTAGCAGACAGGGGTTTCTGTTCGGTAATTACCAGAATATTTTGCTCAGTTTACATGTTTGTGAATATCAAATCCGCTCCATATCTATTCTCATGGGTGGGTGTTGACGGGGCCTTCTCTTTGTATGCCTTGATACATTCTTATAGTTTGATTGttactttaattttgttacCGGAAACGAAAGATAAAACTCTACAACGAATCGAAGATGAGTTTAGGGGACATACTATTGCTAATCACGAAGAAGCCTTTGAGATGAAGGATTATGACGTGAGGGATGATGGTGATTAA